From Streptomyces yatensis, one genomic window encodes:
- a CDS encoding MGH1-like glycoside hydrolase domain-containing protein, which produces MPPHRRAPRSGPLHPRVPAGVRRVTVTLAGPAPTAAAALTLRRGAARVLIEHWTGASTVPSRTLYPHQWSWDSAFIAIGLRHLSARRAQRELESLLAGQWADGRIPHIVFNPAVPHDAYFPSPDFWQSSHAGRAAGAPAAPETSGIVQPPVHALAAWLVHRADPAESRRRGFLPRVYPRLVAWHDYLRARRDLAGAGLAAIVHPWEPGMDNSPCWDEALRRVDPAPPDAFHRADLAQGHPADRPTDLDYGRYVRLATDYRQAHYDDRTARHRFAVEDPCFNALLIASELALAGMARDLGTADAPHTARADELTRQLVTRLWDDTAGLFRVRDLVTDTLVDERAVTGLVPLIVPRLPPDLVERLRDTLGGPHFRAPSSRLVPSYDLTGPAFDAKRYWRGPAWFNTAWLIQRGLRTHRLWADADRLRHGILAEAGRSGFAEYVDPTTGAARGARPFSWTAALTFDLLCADPEESTP; this is translated from the coding sequence ATGCCGCCTCACCGGCGAGCCCCTCGAAGCGGTCCGCTCCATCCCCGCGTTCCTGCGGGGGTCCGGCGCGTGACCGTAACTCTGGCCGGACCCGCGCCCACCGCGGCCGCAGCCCTGACACTGCGGCGCGGTGCGGCGCGGGTCCTCATCGAGCACTGGACCGGCGCCTCCACCGTTCCCTCCCGCACCCTCTACCCCCACCAGTGGAGCTGGGACTCCGCCTTCATCGCCATCGGGCTGCGCCACCTCTCGGCCCGCCGCGCCCAGCGGGAACTCGAATCCCTCCTGGCCGGGCAGTGGGCCGACGGACGCATCCCGCACATCGTCTTCAACCCCGCCGTGCCGCACGACGCCTACTTCCCCAGCCCCGACTTCTGGCAGTCCTCCCACGCCGGCCGGGCGGCCGGCGCACCGGCGGCACCCGAGACCTCGGGCATCGTCCAGCCACCGGTGCACGCCCTGGCGGCCTGGCTCGTACACCGGGCGGATCCCGCCGAGTCCCGGCGGCGGGGCTTCCTGCCCCGCGTCTATCCGCGGCTCGTCGCCTGGCACGACTACCTCCGCGCCCGACGAGACCTGGCAGGAGCGGGACTTGCGGCCATCGTGCACCCGTGGGAGCCCGGCATGGACAACAGCCCCTGCTGGGACGAGGCCCTGCGCCGCGTCGACCCGGCCCCGCCCGATGCCTTCCACCGCGCCGACCTGGCCCAAGGCCACCCCGCCGACCGGCCGACCGACCTGGACTACGGGCGCTATGTGCGGCTGGCGACCGACTACCGGCAGGCCCACTACGACGACCGGACGGCCCGGCACCGCTTCGCCGTCGAGGACCCCTGCTTCAACGCCCTGCTGATCGCCAGCGAGCTGGCTCTCGCCGGGATGGCCCGCGACCTGGGTACGGCCGACGCACCGCACACCGCGCGCGCCGACGAGCTCACCCGGCAGCTCGTCACCCGGCTGTGGGACGACACCGCCGGTCTGTTCCGCGTCCGCGACCTGGTCACCGACACCCTCGTCGACGAGCGCGCCGTCACCGGTCTGGTCCCGCTCATCGTTCCGCGGCTGCCGCCCGACCTGGTCGAGCGGCTTCGGGACACGCTCGGCGGCCCGCACTTCAGGGCACCGTCCTCGCGCCTGGTCCCCAGCTACGACCTGACCGGCCCGGCCTTCGACGCCAAGCGCTACTGGCGCGGCCCGGCCTGGTTCAACACCGCCTGGCTGATCCAGCGCGGCCTGCGCACCCACCGCCTGTGGGCGGACGCCGACCGCCTGCGGCACGGCATCCTCGCGGAGGCGGGACGGTCGGGGTTCGCCGAATACGTCGACCCCACCACGGGCGCCGCACGCGGCGCGCGGCCCTTCTCGTGGACCGCGGCCCTCACGTTCGACCTGCTGTGCGCCGACCCCGAGGAGTCCACGCCATGA